From Salvelinus namaycush isolate Seneca chromosome 2, SaNama_1.0, whole genome shotgun sequence, one genomic window encodes:
- the LOC120066118 gene encoding uncharacterized protein LOC120066118 isoform X4 encodes MYPMDPEKHSQRRECGEPETCSQKREYEEPERYSRRREYGGPSSGQWDDSLEKRGNGQAMPREPYSEYSSMRRTREGGKEYGASSAKSYIMDPSSRDWSKGSLKGSSAPFSPDTDGDPVELSVEDLELARKKKELKVIEEKIAHKKAVLALQKVKRGAKDMPETQAASTTVKGISKQTKINNTIFKTYNHVTDKSSRVCLPLKQRVLDILSKFRRTAVRCMRKPKKQNKMRALELMISAPLENEEAHPLRLRVKVLMNQRRSPNNKVVPNDKQHNPTIQGPDHSLRTQEKDIAATGFQRFLNVLNEGVDINKLSKIVNDENEPLIVGEELPQVWPTLLEGHVDSSSRSKSSPVEEKVRLEDEQRYERMQTLLEIVGLDLGVEELGRLTDRTNDRLYGKMGDLKRDREDRAREGESSTRERCGQRCSSTRDKDRVRERDRSERNRKGDGQRHSSTRERDEDKPVVRETNRSERNRDKDGDRDPEKDWDGGRERDRDRSRRDGGRYRSERDRDPEKGRDGGREKDRDRYRSERDRNREIDKDIDWWLQRTRDGDKRSRARDWDSESDWNRERSERDRYGDESRERSIELNSYSMDPIFPVSHPHASMMATYSTTQYSQYMAYHSSPYTIAFPPGWGYPPGTMPPGTMPPGTMPPGIMPAVAMLPSNKPLLSNTPGYPPYPNYPPYYSYGTTALNQTYAYTQPARTTAVLSQRCTYTQPASKRKKNKQRQALMKVSCQMVTKKYAVVLTTPIATKKSPSEPGSKIKAKGRNNIFFTGIFMKSYHSHLRKFQYNLKRLAKRKNKAHQRKRKRLLAEAAGKVAPHFPLEPEPKKDQEGGAMIDGEKLHADTAGEVIPQEAANNLEAPSETGPKKEPEGEKLHADAAEKVAHQVTAMDSAAPSEMGPKKKKLYPGIFMRILMRRLKRHQYKIKRKKKHFAKRRKKAFQYKGKRPLVDTKEKVPLLEAAKDSGNPSEPWPKKKKKKKTLEEKGGIYYPGIFIRVHRTYLTRGKLSKAKAAAEGTEAISEPAPKIEGEGGMTEGEELLADTIEKGVPQVATNDSGLPSEPGPNKEPEREEETMLEEEKLLADHVAKVSVKGPQVLLEPKAEKDREGENDAIIDGEKLLADPVEKVAITGPGFLSEPEAEKETRGETTSGMRINGGKISLKSST; translated from the exons CCCTTCTCCCCAGACACAGATGGAGATCCTGTGGAGCTCAGTGTGGAGGACCTGGAACTCGCTCGTAAGAAGAAGGAGCTGAAGGTCATAGAGGAAAAGATAGCTCACAAGAAAGCTGTTCTTGCTCTGCAAAAAGTTAAACGCGGAGCTAAGGACATGCCTGAAACACAGGCTGCATCCACAACAGTGAAGGGCATCTCTAAACAGACCAAGATCAACAATACAATATTCAAAACATACAACCATGTCACCGACAAGTCGTCACGCGTATGCCTACCTCTTAAACAGAGGGTGCTGGACATTCTGAGTAAGTTCAGAAGAACAGCGGTACGGTGTATGCGTAAG CCGAAGAAACAAAACAAGATGCGAGCATTGGAGCTGATGATTAGCGCTCCCCTAGAAAATGAAGAGGCCCATCCTTTGAGACTGAGAGTGAAGGTTTTAATGAACCAACGACGCTCTCCCAACAATAAG GTGGTCCCTAATGATAAACAACATAATCCAACCATTCAGGGGCCAGATCACTCACTCAGGACACAGGAGAAAGACATAGCAGCCACAGGCTTCCAGCGCTTCCTCAATGTTCTCAATGAAGGTGTGGACATCAACAAGCTCTCAAAGATCGTCAACGACGAAAATGAGCCACTCATTGTGGGCGAGGAGCTACCACAAGTTTGGCCGACTCTGCTCGAGGGTCATGTTGACTCCAGCAGTAGATCCAAGTCTTCTCCAGTTGAGGAGAAGGTGAGGCTTGAGGATGAGCAGCGGTACGAGCGGATGCAGACCCTCCTGGAGATCGTTGGGCTGGACTTGGGGGTTGAGGAGTTGGGTCGGCTAACAGACAGGACCAATGATAGGCTGTATGGGAAGATGGGAGACTTGAaaagggacagagaggacagagccaGAGAAGGGGAAAGTTCTACGAGAGAGAGATGCGGGCAAAGATGCTCTAGTACCAGAGACAAGGACAGAGTCAGAGAAAGGGACAGATCTGAGAGAAATCGAAAAGGAGACGGGCAGAGACACTCtagtaccagagagagagacgaggacaAACCGGTAGTCAGAGAAACGAACAGATCAGAAAGGAACAGAGATAAAGACGGGGACAGAGACCCAGAGAAGGACTGGGACGGAGGCCGAGAGAGAGACCGGGACAGATCTAGGAGAGACGGGGGCAGATACAgatctgagagagacagagacccagagaAAGGCAGGGACGGAGGCCGAGAGAAAGACCGGGACAGATACAGatctgagagagacagaaaccggGAGATAGACAAGGATATAGACTGGTGGCTGCAAAGGACCAGAGACGGAGACAAACGTTCTAGGGCCAGAGACTGGGACAGCGAGAgcgactggaacagagagagatctGAGAGGGATAGGTATGGGGATGAGTCCAGGGAACGCTCCATTGAGCTCAACTCATACTCCATGGACCCTATATTCCCTGTTTCTCATCCTCATGCCTCTATGATGGCTACCTACTCCACCACCCAGTACTCTCAGTATATGGCATACCACAGCAGCCCCTACACCATTGCCTTCCCTCCAGGGTGGGGTTATCCCCCTGGTACCATGCCCCCTGGTACAATGCCCCCTGGTACCATGCCTCCTGGAATCATGCCCGCTGTTGCCATGCTGCCTAGTAATAAGCCCCTCCTATCTAACACCCCTGGGTATCCACCCTACCCCAACTACCCCCCATATTACTCTTATGGCACCACAGCCTTAAACCAGACATACGCATACACCCAGCCTGCCAGGACTACAGCAGTCTTAAGTCAGAGATGCACATACACCCAACCCGCTAGCAAACGCAAGAAAAATAAACAGAGGCAAGCCCTAATGAAAGTGTCCTGTCAGATGGTGACAAAGAAGTACGCCGTGGTTTTGACCACTCCGATAGCGACAAAGAAGTCCCCCTCTGAACCAGGGTCCAAGATTAAAGCAAAGGGGAGAAACAATATATTCTTCACAGGTATATTCATGAAGAGTTATCACAGTCATCTAAGGAAGTTTCAGTATAATTTGAAACGGCTTGCGAAGAGGAAGAATAAGGCTCACCAGCGCAAAAGAAAGCGATTGCTTGCAGAAGCAGCAGGGAAAGTGGCCCCTCACTTCCCTCTTGAACCGGAGCCCAAGAAAGACCAAGAAGGAGGAGCAATGATAGATGGGGAGAAACTACATGCTGACACTGCTGGAGAAGTGATCCCTCAGGAAGCTGCAAATAATTTGGAGGCACCATCTGAAACAGGGCCTAAGAAAGAACCAGAAG GCGAGAAACTACATGCGGATGCTGCAGAGAAAGTGGCTCATCAGGTGACTGCAATGGACTCTGCGGCCCCCTCTGAAATGGGCCCCAAGAAAAAAAAGTTGTATCCAGGTATCTTCATGAGGATTCTAATGAGACGTCTAAAGAGGCATCAGTACAAGATAAAAAGGAAGAAGAAGCATTTTGCAAAGAGGAGGAAAAAGGCTTTCCAGTACAAAGGGAAGAGACCATTGGTAGACACTAAGGAAAAAGTGCCTCTTCTAGAGGCTGCAAAGGACTCTGGGAACCCTTCTGAACCATGGcccaagaaaaagaaaaaaaagaaaacactaGAGGAAAAAGGAGGTATATACTACCCAGGGATATTCATAAGGGTACACAGAACCTATTTGACAAGGGGGAAACTGTCAAAGGCAAAAGCAGCTGCTGAAGGCACTGAGGCCATTTCTGAACCAGCACCCAAGATtgaaggggagggaggaatgacagaAGGGGAGGAACTGCTTGCAGACACCATAGAGAAAGGGGTTCCTCAAGTGGCTACAAATGACTCTGGGCTTCCCTCTGAACCAGGGCCCAACAAAGAaccagaaagagaggaagaaactATGTTAGAAGAGGAGAAACTGCTTGCAGATCATGTGGCGAAAGTGTCTGTAAAAGGCCCTCAGGTCCTCTTGGAACCAAAGGCTGAGAAAGACCGAGAAGGAGAGAACGACGCAATTATAGATGGCGAGAAACTGCTAGCAGACCCTGTGGAGAAAGTGGCTATAACGGGCCCTGGATTCCTCTCTGAACCAGAGGCTGAGAAGGAGACAAGGGGAGAAACAACCAGTGGCATGAGAATTAATGGAGGAAAAATAAG CTTGAAGAGTTCAACCTGA
- the LOC120066118 gene encoding uncharacterized protein LOC120066118 isoform X2: protein MYPMDPEKHSQRRECGEPETCSQKREYEEPERYSRRREYGGPSSGQWDDSLEKRGNGQAMPREPYSEYSSMRRTREGGKEYGASSAKSYIMDPSSRDWSKGSLKGSSAPFSPDTDGDPVELSVEDLELARKKKELKVIEEKIAHKKAVLALQKVKRGAKDMPETQAASTTVKGISKQTKINNTIFKTYNHVTDKSSRVCLPLKQRVLDILSKFRRTAVRCMRKPKKQNKMRALELMISAPLENEEAHPLRLRVKVLMNQRRSPNNKVVPNDKQHNPTIQGPDHSLRTQEKDIAATGFQRFLNVLNEGVDINKLSKIVNDENEPLIVGEELPQVWPTLLEGHVDSSSRSKSSPVEEKVRLEDEQRYERMQTLLEIVGLDLGVEELGRLTDRTNDRLYGKMGDLKRDREDRAREGESSTRERCGQRCSSTRDKDRVRERDRSERNRKGDGQRHSSTRERDEDKPVVRETNRSERNRDKDGDRDPEKDWDGGRERDRDRSRRDGGRYRSERDRDPEKGRDGGREKDRDRYRSERDRNREIDKDIDWWLQRTRDGDKRSRARDWDSESDWNRERSERDRYGDESRERSIELNSYSMDPIFPVSHPHASMMATYSTTQYSQYMAYHSSPYTIAFPPGWGYPPGTMPPGTMPPGTMPPGIMPAVAMLPSNKPLLSNTPGYPPYPNYPPYYSYGTTALNQTYAYTQPARTTAVLSQRCTYTQPASKRKKNKQRQALMKVSCQMVTKKYAVVLTTPIATKKSPSEPGSKIKAKGRNNIFFTGIFMKSYHSHLRKFQYNLKRLAKRKNKAHQRKRKRLLAEAAGKVAPHFPLEPEPKKDQEGGAMIDGEKLHADTAGEVIPQEAANNLEAPSETGPKKEPEGEKLHVDTAGEVIPQEAANNLEAPSETGPKKEPEGEKLHADAAEKVAHQVTAMDSAAPSEMGPKKKKLYPGIFMRILMRRLKRHQYKIKRKKKHFAKRRKKAFQYKGKRPLVDTKEKVPLLEAAKDSGNPSEPWPKKKKKKKTLEEKGGIYYPGIFIRVHRTYLTRGKLSKAKAAAEGTEAISEPAPKIEGEGGMTEGEELLADTIEKGVPQVATNDSGLPSEPGPNKEPEREEETMLEEEKLLADHVAKVSVKGPQVLLEPKAEKDREGENDAIIDGEKLLADPVEKVAITGPGFLSEPEAEKETRGETTSGMRINGGKISLKSST from the exons CCCTTCTCCCCAGACACAGATGGAGATCCTGTGGAGCTCAGTGTGGAGGACCTGGAACTCGCTCGTAAGAAGAAGGAGCTGAAGGTCATAGAGGAAAAGATAGCTCACAAGAAAGCTGTTCTTGCTCTGCAAAAAGTTAAACGCGGAGCTAAGGACATGCCTGAAACACAGGCTGCATCCACAACAGTGAAGGGCATCTCTAAACAGACCAAGATCAACAATACAATATTCAAAACATACAACCATGTCACCGACAAGTCGTCACGCGTATGCCTACCTCTTAAACAGAGGGTGCTGGACATTCTGAGTAAGTTCAGAAGAACAGCGGTACGGTGTATGCGTAAG CCGAAGAAACAAAACAAGATGCGAGCATTGGAGCTGATGATTAGCGCTCCCCTAGAAAATGAAGAGGCCCATCCTTTGAGACTGAGAGTGAAGGTTTTAATGAACCAACGACGCTCTCCCAACAATAAG GTGGTCCCTAATGATAAACAACATAATCCAACCATTCAGGGGCCAGATCACTCACTCAGGACACAGGAGAAAGACATAGCAGCCACAGGCTTCCAGCGCTTCCTCAATGTTCTCAATGAAGGTGTGGACATCAACAAGCTCTCAAAGATCGTCAACGACGAAAATGAGCCACTCATTGTGGGCGAGGAGCTACCACAAGTTTGGCCGACTCTGCTCGAGGGTCATGTTGACTCCAGCAGTAGATCCAAGTCTTCTCCAGTTGAGGAGAAGGTGAGGCTTGAGGATGAGCAGCGGTACGAGCGGATGCAGACCCTCCTGGAGATCGTTGGGCTGGACTTGGGGGTTGAGGAGTTGGGTCGGCTAACAGACAGGACCAATGATAGGCTGTATGGGAAGATGGGAGACTTGAaaagggacagagaggacagagccaGAGAAGGGGAAAGTTCTACGAGAGAGAGATGCGGGCAAAGATGCTCTAGTACCAGAGACAAGGACAGAGTCAGAGAAAGGGACAGATCTGAGAGAAATCGAAAAGGAGACGGGCAGAGACACTCtagtaccagagagagagacgaggacaAACCGGTAGTCAGAGAAACGAACAGATCAGAAAGGAACAGAGATAAAGACGGGGACAGAGACCCAGAGAAGGACTGGGACGGAGGCCGAGAGAGAGACCGGGACAGATCTAGGAGAGACGGGGGCAGATACAgatctgagagagacagagacccagagaAAGGCAGGGACGGAGGCCGAGAGAAAGACCGGGACAGATACAGatctgagagagacagaaaccggGAGATAGACAAGGATATAGACTGGTGGCTGCAAAGGACCAGAGACGGAGACAAACGTTCTAGGGCCAGAGACTGGGACAGCGAGAgcgactggaacagagagagatctGAGAGGGATAGGTATGGGGATGAGTCCAGGGAACGCTCCATTGAGCTCAACTCATACTCCATGGACCCTATATTCCCTGTTTCTCATCCTCATGCCTCTATGATGGCTACCTACTCCACCACCCAGTACTCTCAGTATATGGCATACCACAGCAGCCCCTACACCATTGCCTTCCCTCCAGGGTGGGGTTATCCCCCTGGTACCATGCCCCCTGGTACAATGCCCCCTGGTACCATGCCTCCTGGAATCATGCCCGCTGTTGCCATGCTGCCTAGTAATAAGCCCCTCCTATCTAACACCCCTGGGTATCCACCCTACCCCAACTACCCCCCATATTACTCTTATGGCACCACAGCCTTAAACCAGACATACGCATACACCCAGCCTGCCAGGACTACAGCAGTCTTAAGTCAGAGATGCACATACACCCAACCCGCTAGCAAACGCAAGAAAAATAAACAGAGGCAAGCCCTAATGAAAGTGTCCTGTCAGATGGTGACAAAGAAGTACGCCGTGGTTTTGACCACTCCGATAGCGACAAAGAAGTCCCCCTCTGAACCAGGGTCCAAGATTAAAGCAAAGGGGAGAAACAATATATTCTTCACAGGTATATTCATGAAGAGTTATCACAGTCATCTAAGGAAGTTTCAGTATAATTTGAAACGGCTTGCGAAGAGGAAGAATAAGGCTCACCAGCGCAAAAGAAAGCGATTGCTTGCAGAAGCAGCAGGGAAAGTGGCCCCTCACTTCCCTCTTGAACCGGAGCCCAAGAAAGACCAAGAAGGAGGAGCAATGATAGATGGGGAGAAACTACATGCTGACACTGCTGGAGAAGTGATCCCTCAGGAAGCTGCAAATAATTTGGAGGCACCATCTGAAACAGGGCCTAAGAAAGAACCAGAAGGTGAGAAACTACATGTTGACACTGCTGGAGAAGTGATCCCTCAGGAAGCTGCAAATAATTTGGAGGCACCATCTGAAACAGGGCCTAAGAAAGAACCAGAAG GCGAGAAACTACATGCGGATGCTGCAGAGAAAGTGGCTCATCAGGTGACTGCAATGGACTCTGCGGCCCCCTCTGAAATGGGCCCCAAGAAAAAAAAGTTGTATCCAGGTATCTTCATGAGGATTCTAATGAGACGTCTAAAGAGGCATCAGTACAAGATAAAAAGGAAGAAGAAGCATTTTGCAAAGAGGAGGAAAAAGGCTTTCCAGTACAAAGGGAAGAGACCATTGGTAGACACTAAGGAAAAAGTGCCTCTTCTAGAGGCTGCAAAGGACTCTGGGAACCCTTCTGAACCATGGcccaagaaaaagaaaaaaaagaaaacactaGAGGAAAAAGGAGGTATATACTACCCAGGGATATTCATAAGGGTACACAGAACCTATTTGACAAGGGGGAAACTGTCAAAGGCAAAAGCAGCTGCTGAAGGCACTGAGGCCATTTCTGAACCAGCACCCAAGATtgaaggggagggaggaatgacagaAGGGGAGGAACTGCTTGCAGACACCATAGAGAAAGGGGTTCCTCAAGTGGCTACAAATGACTCTGGGCTTCCCTCTGAACCAGGGCCCAACAAAGAaccagaaagagaggaagaaactATGTTAGAAGAGGAGAAACTGCTTGCAGATCATGTGGCGAAAGTGTCTGTAAAAGGCCCTCAGGTCCTCTTGGAACCAAAGGCTGAGAAAGACCGAGAAGGAGAGAACGACGCAATTATAGATGGCGAGAAACTGCTAGCAGACCCTGTGGAGAAAGTGGCTATAACGGGCCCTGGATTCCTCTCTGAACCAGAGGCTGAGAAGGAGACAAGGGGAGAAACAACCAGTGGCATGAGAATTAATGGAGGAAAAATAAG CTTGAAGAGTTCAACCTGA
- the LOC120066118 gene encoding uncharacterized protein LOC120066118 isoform X1: MYPMDPEKHSQRRECGEPETCSQKREYEEPERYSRRREYGGPSSGQWDDSLEKRGNGQAMPREPYSEYSSMRRTREGGKEYGASSAKSYIMDPSSRDWSKGSLKGSSAPFSPDTDGDPVELSVEDLELARKKKELKVIEEKIAHKKAVLALQKVKRGAKDMPETQAASTTVKGISKQTKINNTIFKTYNHVTDKSSRVCLPLKQRVLDILSKFRRTAVRCMRKPKKQNKMRALELMISAPLENEEAHPLRLRVKVLMNQRRSPNNKVVPNDKQHNPTIQGPDHSLRTQEKDIAATGFQRFLNVLNEGVDINKLSKIVNDENEPLIVGEELPQVWPTLLEGHVDSSSRSKSSPVEEKVRLEDEQRYERMQTLLEIVGLDLGVEELGRLTDRTNDRLYGKMGDLKRDREDRAREGESSTRERCGQRCSSTRDKDRVRERDRSERNRKGDGQRHSSTRERDEDKPVVRETNRSERNRDKDGDRDPEKDWDGGRERDRDRSRRDGGRYRSERDRDPEKGRDGGREKDRDRYRSERDRNREIDKDIDWWLQRTRDGDKRSRARDWDSESDWNRERSERDRYGDESRERSIELNSYSMDPIFPVSHPHASMMATYSTTQYSQYMAYHSSPYTIAFPPGWGYPPGTMPPGTMPPGTMPPGIMPAVAMLPSNKPLLSNTPGYPPYPNYPPYYSYGTTALNQTYAYTQPARTTAVLSQRCTYTQPASKRKKNKQRQALMKVSCQMVTKKYAVVLTTPIATKKSPSEPGSKIKAKGRNNIFFTGIFMKSYHSHLRKFQYNLKRLAKRKNKAHQRKRKRLLAEAAGKVAPHFPLEPEPKKDQEGGAMIDGEKLHADTAGEVIPQEAANNLEAPSETGPKKEPEGEKLHVDTAGEVIPQEAANNLEAPSETGPKKEPEGEKLHVDTAGEVIPQEAANNLEASSETGPKKEPEGEKLHADTAGEVIPQEAANNLEAPSETGPKKEPEGEKLHADAAEKVAHQVTAMDSAAPSEMGPKKKKLYPGIFMRILMRRLKRHQYKIKRKKKHFAKRRKKAFQYKGKRPLVDTKEKVPLLEAAKDSGNPSEPWPKKKKKKKTLEEKGGIYYPGIFIRVHRTYLTRGKLSKAKAAAEGTEAISEPAPKIEGEGGMTEGEELLADTIEKGVPQVATNDSGLPSEPGPNKEPEREEETMLEEEKLLADHVAKVSVKGPQVLLEPKAEKDREGENDAIIDGEKLLADPVEKVAITGPGFLSEPEAEKETRGETTSGMRINGGKISLKSST, from the exons CCCTTCTCCCCAGACACAGATGGAGATCCTGTGGAGCTCAGTGTGGAGGACCTGGAACTCGCTCGTAAGAAGAAGGAGCTGAAGGTCATAGAGGAAAAGATAGCTCACAAGAAAGCTGTTCTTGCTCTGCAAAAAGTTAAACGCGGAGCTAAGGACATGCCTGAAACACAGGCTGCATCCACAACAGTGAAGGGCATCTCTAAACAGACCAAGATCAACAATACAATATTCAAAACATACAACCATGTCACCGACAAGTCGTCACGCGTATGCCTACCTCTTAAACAGAGGGTGCTGGACATTCTGAGTAAGTTCAGAAGAACAGCGGTACGGTGTATGCGTAAG CCGAAGAAACAAAACAAGATGCGAGCATTGGAGCTGATGATTAGCGCTCCCCTAGAAAATGAAGAGGCCCATCCTTTGAGACTGAGAGTGAAGGTTTTAATGAACCAACGACGCTCTCCCAACAATAAG GTGGTCCCTAATGATAAACAACATAATCCAACCATTCAGGGGCCAGATCACTCACTCAGGACACAGGAGAAAGACATAGCAGCCACAGGCTTCCAGCGCTTCCTCAATGTTCTCAATGAAGGTGTGGACATCAACAAGCTCTCAAAGATCGTCAACGACGAAAATGAGCCACTCATTGTGGGCGAGGAGCTACCACAAGTTTGGCCGACTCTGCTCGAGGGTCATGTTGACTCCAGCAGTAGATCCAAGTCTTCTCCAGTTGAGGAGAAGGTGAGGCTTGAGGATGAGCAGCGGTACGAGCGGATGCAGACCCTCCTGGAGATCGTTGGGCTGGACTTGGGGGTTGAGGAGTTGGGTCGGCTAACAGACAGGACCAATGATAGGCTGTATGGGAAGATGGGAGACTTGAaaagggacagagaggacagagccaGAGAAGGGGAAAGTTCTACGAGAGAGAGATGCGGGCAAAGATGCTCTAGTACCAGAGACAAGGACAGAGTCAGAGAAAGGGACAGATCTGAGAGAAATCGAAAAGGAGACGGGCAGAGACACTCtagtaccagagagagagacgaggacaAACCGGTAGTCAGAGAAACGAACAGATCAGAAAGGAACAGAGATAAAGACGGGGACAGAGACCCAGAGAAGGACTGGGACGGAGGCCGAGAGAGAGACCGGGACAGATCTAGGAGAGACGGGGGCAGATACAgatctgagagagacagagacccagagaAAGGCAGGGACGGAGGCCGAGAGAAAGACCGGGACAGATACAGatctgagagagacagaaaccggGAGATAGACAAGGATATAGACTGGTGGCTGCAAAGGACCAGAGACGGAGACAAACGTTCTAGGGCCAGAGACTGGGACAGCGAGAgcgactggaacagagagagatctGAGAGGGATAGGTATGGGGATGAGTCCAGGGAACGCTCCATTGAGCTCAACTCATACTCCATGGACCCTATATTCCCTGTTTCTCATCCTCATGCCTCTATGATGGCTACCTACTCCACCACCCAGTACTCTCAGTATATGGCATACCACAGCAGCCCCTACACCATTGCCTTCCCTCCAGGGTGGGGTTATCCCCCTGGTACCATGCCCCCTGGTACAATGCCCCCTGGTACCATGCCTCCTGGAATCATGCCCGCTGTTGCCATGCTGCCTAGTAATAAGCCCCTCCTATCTAACACCCCTGGGTATCCACCCTACCCCAACTACCCCCCATATTACTCTTATGGCACCACAGCCTTAAACCAGACATACGCATACACCCAGCCTGCCAGGACTACAGCAGTCTTAAGTCAGAGATGCACATACACCCAACCCGCTAGCAAACGCAAGAAAAATAAACAGAGGCAAGCCCTAATGAAAGTGTCCTGTCAGATGGTGACAAAGAAGTACGCCGTGGTTTTGACCACTCCGATAGCGACAAAGAAGTCCCCCTCTGAACCAGGGTCCAAGATTAAAGCAAAGGGGAGAAACAATATATTCTTCACAGGTATATTCATGAAGAGTTATCACAGTCATCTAAGGAAGTTTCAGTATAATTTGAAACGGCTTGCGAAGAGGAAGAATAAGGCTCACCAGCGCAAAAGAAAGCGATTGCTTGCAGAAGCAGCAGGGAAAGTGGCCCCTCACTTCCCTCTTGAACCGGAGCCCAAGAAAGACCAAGAAGGAGGAGCAATGATAGATGGGGAGAAACTACATGCTGACACTGCTGGAGAAGTGATCCCTCAGGAAGCTGCAAATAATTTGGAGGCACCATCTGAAACAGGGCCTAAGAAAGAACCAGAAGGTGAGAAACTACATGTTGACACTGCTGGAGAAGTGATCCCTCAGGAAGCTGCAAATAATTTGGAGGCACCATCTGAAACAGGGCCTAAGAAAGAACCAGAAGGTGAGAAACTACATGTTGACACTGCTGGAGAAGTGATCCCTCAGGAAGCTGCAAATAATTTGGAGGCATCATCTGAAACAGGGCCTAAGAAAGAACCAGAAGGTGAGAAACTACATGCTGACACTGCTGGAGAAGTGATCCCTCAGGAAGCTGCAAATAATTTGGAGGCACCATCTGAAACAGGGCCTAAGAAAGAACCAGAAGGCGAGAAACTACATGCGGATGCTGCAGAGAAAGTGGCTCATCAGGTGACTGCAATGGACTCTGCGGCCCCCTCTGAAATGGGCCCCAAGAAAAAAAAGTTGTATCCAGGTATCTTCATGAGGATTCTAATGAGACGTCTAAAGAGGCATCAGTACAAGATAAAAAGGAAGAAGAAGCATTTTGCAAAGAGGAGGAAAAAGGCTTTCCAGTACAAAGGGAAGAGACCATTGGTAGACACTAAGGAAAAAGTGCCTCTTCTAGAGGCTGCAAAGGACTCTGGGAACCCTTCTGAACCATGGcccaagaaaaagaaaaaaaagaaaacactaGAGGAAAAAGGAGGTATATACTACCCAGGGATATTCATAAGGGTACACAGAACCTATTTGACAAGGGGGAAACTGTCAAAGGCAAAAGCAGCTGCTGAAGGCACTGAGGCCATTTCTGAACCAGCACCCAAGATtgaaggggagggaggaatgacagaAGGGGAGGAACTGCTTGCAGACACCATAGAGAAAGGGGTTCCTCAAGTGGCTACAAATGACTCTGGGCTTCCCTCTGAACCAGGGCCCAACAAAGAaccagaaagagaggaagaaactATGTTAGAAGAGGAGAAACTGCTTGCAGATCATGTGGCGAAAGTGTCTGTAAAAGGCCCTCAGGTCCTCTTGGAACCAAAGGCTGAGAAAGACCGAGAAGGAGAGAACGACGCAATTATAGATGGCGAGAAACTGCTAGCAGACCCTGTGGAGAAAGTGGCTATAACGGGCCCTGGATTCCTCTCTGAACCAGAGGCTGAGAAGGAGACAAGGGGAGAAACAACCAGTGGCATGAGAATTAATGGAGGAAAAATAAG CTTGAAGAGTTCAACCTGA